Proteins from a genomic interval of Quercus robur chromosome 9, dhQueRobu3.1, whole genome shotgun sequence:
- the LOC126698764 gene encoding F-box/kelch-repeat protein At3g23880-like — protein sequence MMSQERGAILRRRTKDDLPDETVLDILARLPVKSLLRFRCVCKPWYSSIANPNFLSTHVPNHNHQCGYVIHIPRNIPQPSSSIPGSSRSSGQVCTLACDRTYETIFDFRFPFTHQSGFPHFVGSCNGILCFSYNTAAWSNVFYLWNPSIRKFKRLPDNQLPIMTFGIGCDSQNNDFKVVGIPQAFAKTKPPPEVGVYSLSSDSWKRVELGIELRPTVCYYTVNNSTALPFVCGHLHWILKIVEDVGGHARLSADMLLSFDVNSEKLKQLPLPDVEGSCFMKFVTSLKGKLALIEYKSDAQPYSTPCSIWEMREYGVIDSWNKLYVLSIENLLDFIGFTNYGLLLVQKGSWLVSTNSKLEWKYKYLLIDLETLHEKELSTQVNYHLEVATYMESLALLDGRNVVSY from the coding sequence ATGATGTCCCAAGAACGAGGAGCGATCCTCCGACGTAGGACGAAGGATGATCTCCCAGACGAAACCGTGTTGGACATCTTAGCAAGGCTACCTGTGAAATCACTCCTAAGATTCAGGTGCGTCTGCAAACCTTGGTACTCTTCCATAGCCAACCCCAATTTCCTCTCTACCCACGTCCCTAATCACAATCATCAATGTGGTTATGTCATACACATTCCTAGGAATATTCCCCAACCTTCATCTTCTATTCCTGGTTCTTCACGTTCTAGCGGTCAAGTCTGTACTCTCGCTTGCGACCGCACCTATGAAACCATATTCGACTTTAGATTTCCCTTCACCCATCAATCTGGGTTTCCCCACTTTGTGGGTTCATGTAATGGAATATTGTGTTTCAGTTATAATACTGCAGCATGGTCTAATGTTTTTTACTTGTGGAACCCcagtattagaaaatttaagagGTTGCCCGATAACCAGTTACCTATTATGACATTCGGAATTGGGTGTGATTCCCAGAATAATGACTTCAAGGTTGTTGGGATTCCACAGGCATTTGCCAAGACTAAGCCTCCCCCTGAGGTTGGGGTGTACTCATTAAGTTCGGATTCATGGAAAAGAGTTGAACTTGGAATCGAGTTGAGACCCACTGTTTGTTACTACACTGTGAATAATTCTACGGCATTACCATTTGTTTGTGGACATTTGCattggattttaaaaattgtagAAGATGTAGGTGGACACGCGAGGCTTTCTGCTGATATGCTTTTGTCGTTTGATGTCAATAGTGAGAAACTCAAACAGCTACCACTGCCTGATGTTGAAGGAAGTTGTTTTATGAAATTCGTTACATCATTGAAGGGGAAGCTGGCTTTGATTGAATATAAAAGTGATGCCCAGCCATATAGCACGCCATGCTCCATTTGGGAGATGAGGGAGTATGGTGTGATTGATTCCTGGAATAAACTTTATGTTCTATCAATTGAAAATCTTCTTGATTTCATTGGTTTCACCAATTATGGCTTACTTCTAGTTCAAAAGGGGTCTTGGCTGGTCTCTACCAACAGTAAATTAGAGTGGAAATATAAGTATCTTTTAATTGACCTCGAAACTCTTCATGAGAAGGAGCTTAGCACTCAAGTGAATTATCATTTAGAGGTAGCTACTTACATGGAGAGCCTTGCTTTACTAGATGGAAGAAATGTGGTATCTTACTAA